One Vigna unguiculata cultivar IT97K-499-35 chromosome 7, ASM411807v1, whole genome shotgun sequence genomic region harbors:
- the LOC114191538 gene encoding 60S ribosomal protein L4 — translation MAAAARPLVTVQSLEGDMATDASATVPIPDVMRASIRPDIVNFVHSNISKNSRQPYAVSRRAGHQTSAESWGTGRAVSRIPRVPGGGTHRAGQGAFGNMCRGGRMFAPTKIWRRWHRKINVNQKRYAVVSAIAASAIPSLVLARGHRIETVPELPLVVSDSAEGVEKTKEAIKVLKQIGAFPDAEKAKDSHGIRPGKGKMRNRRYISRKGPLIVYGTEGAKAVKAFRNVPGVEVANVERLNLLKLAPGGHLGRFVIWTKSAFEKLDSIYGSFDKPSEKKKGYLLPRSKMVNSDLSRIINSDEVQSVVKPIKRDVTRATLKKNPLKNLNVMLKLNPYAKTAKRMALLAEAQRVKAKKEKLDKKRKTVSKEEASTIRAAGKAWYHTMVSDSDYTEFDNFSKWLGVSQ, via the exons ATGGCCGCAGCTGCCCGCCCCCTTGTCACCGTGCAGTCCCTCGAGGGCGACATGGCCACCGACGCCTCCGCCACCGTCCCAATCCCCGACGTCATGAGGGCCTCCATCCGCCCCGACATCGTCAACTTCGTCCACTCCAACATCTCCAAGAACAGCCGTCAGCCCTACGCCGTCAGCCGCCGCGCCGGTCACCAAACATCCGCCGAGTCCTGGGGAACAGGTCGCGCTGTCTCCCGTATCCCCCGTGTGCCTGGTGGAGGAACACACCGTGCTGGTCAGGGAGCCTTCGGAAACATGTGCCGAGGTGGTCGCATGTTTGCCCCGACCAAGATCTGGCGCCGCTGGCACCGCAAGATCAACGTGAACCAGAAGAGGTATGCCGTTGTCTCTGCCATCGCTGCCTCCGCTATTCCTTCTCTCGTCCTTGCCCGCGGCCACCGCATCGAGACCGTCCCCGAACTGCCCCTTGTTGTCAGCGACTCTGCTGAAGGAGTCGAGAAAACCAAGGAAGCAATCAAAGTCCTGAAACAGATCGGCGCCTTCCCCGATGCCGAGAAGGCGAAAGACAGCCACGGCATTCGTCCCGGAAAGGGAAAAATGCGCAACCGTCGCTATATCTCCCGAAAGGGTCCACTCATTGTGTACGGAACTGAAGGAGCAAAGGCTGTTAAGGCTTTCCGTAATGTCCCTGGCGTTGAGGTGGCCAATGTTGAGAGACTCAACCTTCTGAAGCTCGCTCCCGGTGGTCACCTTGGGCGTTTTGTGATTTGGACCAAGTCTGCTTTTGAGAAACTGGACTCCATTTATGGGTCTTTTGATAAGCCCAGTGAGAAGAAGAAGGGTTACTTGCTGCCAAGGTCCAAGATGGTGAACTCTGACCTCTCCAGGATTATTAATTCTGACGAGGTTCAGTCTGTTGTGAAGCCCATTAAGAGGGACGTGACTCGGGCCACCCTCAAGAAGAACCCTCTCAAGAATCTCAATGTCATGCTCAAGCTCAATCCCTATGCCAAGACCGCAAAGAGGATGGCTTTGCTTGCTGAGGCCCAGCGTGTTAAGGCCAAGAAGGAGAAGCTCGACAAGAAGAGGAAGACTGTGTCTAAG GAGGAGGCTTCCACCATCAGAGCTGCAGGAAAGGCATGGTATCACACAATGGTTTCAGATTCGGATTACACAGAATTCGACAACTTTTCTAAGTGGTTGGGTGTTTCACAGTAA